The genome window CTATTATCATGTATGCTTTCTTCTTCTCGTAGTTTTCTTTTCAATGGTAGTAAATACCCAGAGATTCTGTATCTACATCTCACAAAGAGTTGAACAGCAGCTCATTCCAAACATCAGGGACTCCTGGCAAGCACCAGTGGATGCAGTCAGCATAGCTAACAGGATTTGCTAGCTGCTGTGGGCTGTGTGTCTCCCAAAACTTCCTGTAGATGGAAGGATGCCCATCTTTCCTGTACTCTGATAGCTGAGTAATGTTCAGCACCACAACCTTTGTCTGCAGCCTGCCCAGAATGCTTCCCACCATTTGCATGGTGTGCATGTCAGATCCACTTCCCCAGTAACCTTCCTCGTCGATAGGGTTTGTCTCCTGAAAGCAGTTCCCCTCACTTCCTGGATTCCACTCCCTGCTCCTGGAATGATGACAGTGTTTCAGGTTGGGAAATTAAGAGGACAACAAGGAGAAAAGGTAAGTGAGCATATGCTTCTTTCATGTACATGAAAAGCTTGTGCTACGTGACATTGTTCCTACAGCATGATATGCTCACCAGAGATGTGTAGGTGACATGGTGACGAAGAAGACCTTCTGTGCCAAATGGTTCACGGTGGATGCAACCCAATCCGCCCACGTCTCCATGGCCAACTTCATGGCATCCAGTCCATTGGCCTCTTCACAGATCCCATCATCATCAGGTTTCCA of Musa acuminata AAA Group cultivar baxijiao chromosome BXJ2-3, Cavendish_Baxijiao_AAA, whole genome shotgun sequence contains these proteins:
- the LOC135607183 gene encoding protein trichome birefringence-like 35 is translated as MSDQLACRKHGRPDEEYQRWRWQPHRCNLNKWNATEMLEKLRGKRLMFVGDSLTRGQWISMVCMVQSAIPDGKKSMTPNAALTIFRAEEYDATIEFYWAPLLVESNSDDPVNHRSNDRIIRPDALGKHAGQWEKADILVFNSYLWWRSGQKIKLLWKPDDDGICEEANGLDAMKLAMETWADWVASTVNHLAQKVFFVTMSPTHLWSREWNPGSEGNCFQETNPIDEEGYWGSGSDMHTMQMVGSILGRLQTKVVVLNITQLSEYRKDGHPSIYRKFWETHSPQQLANPVSYADCIHWCLPGVPDVWNELLFNSL